The nucleotide sequence GTTGGAGACACTAATCCGAGCGGCGCGACAGGCGATACTCGACGCCACCGCTGAACGAGTTGAGCTGAACGACGGGCTCGCTAGGCTGGTTGGCGAGCTAACGACACTCATAAAGGCAGGTGAGCAGCTGTTGGCGCCGTCGTAGGCGGTTTCGTGAATCGGTGCGGAGTTGCCGTGCTGCTTCGCGTGCGAACGACTATGGCCGCGCCTCGTGGATGGCCCGAGCGACCTCGCGACGCGAGGAGGTATCAGAATTCTTCGAACACAGCGACCTTACTTCCGCTATCCGCGATCAATCCGGCGCTTCCAAAAAACCAGTATTGAGCCAGTAGGCGGCTGACTGAAGCGGGATGGGCCACGTGATCGCTTCAATCTCAAGGCCGTCGGGATCGCAATTACGGCGAATCGATTTCACCAAGATTGAGATCGTCAGCTTCATCGTAATCGTGTTCCAAATCAACTCAATTCAATCATTTTAATAGGTGTAGGTTGTAAGAATCAGAACGGGTTCCGGCCAAGGTCCCAATAGTGATCCCAGGAGAATGTCTGACTCACAACACCAAAATCCCTGAGCCAGGACGGTTCTGCACCGGCGAAGACATCGCCGATGTAGCGCACCTCATCGAAGTGGGCTCCGTCGGGATGGACGGAAACAAGTGCAAGGCGGTGGTTGGGGGCGGCGTTCAATGCCAGCAGCACCTCAGTACGGGTGATGGTAAACGTATCTGAACCCGCGATCCTAGCCTTCACCTCGATCCGCAGATTTGTTTCGCCCTGGCGTTGGGACAGAATGTCGAATCCAGGGTTGTTGGAGGCCTGCTCTAGCGGGCTATGTCCCAGCGCTCGTTCCGCCGCCAGCACGGCAT is from Mycolicibacterium grossiae and encodes:
- a CDS encoding DUF3883 domain-containing protein, with the protein product MSPLPPRIISAALVVPASGGDSEHSPTVDVDARKAVERRGVDAVLAAERALGHSPLEQASNNPGFDILSQRQGETNLRIEVKARIAGSDTFTITRTEVLLALNAAPNHRLALVSVHPDGAHFDEVRYIGDVFAGAEPSWLRDFGVVSQTFSWDHYWDLGRNPF